A single genomic interval of Labeo rohita strain BAU-BD-2019 chromosome 13, IGBB_LRoh.1.0, whole genome shotgun sequence harbors:
- the LOC127175118 gene encoding plectin-like, producing MISCLQTATLEKEKVLEELQKVKQSKMQVINERTLEYVNKKTENSGSFQNSNAFEMHTNQVMVGNSQSDVTDPILRKSSVSDKGRSGKSQTVSFNIIDSDSSIDLASDSPVTSKSKGLKMESSSNKIQGLRGRISIKKLVKTKIITQEIVLKLQTGLITVEEIEASLAQFIGKPSSIAGVYMESSKKKLSFLDAVAGGFMSKTYAIEFLEAQAATGCIIDPMTGEGYSPLEAFEKGIITGDLKDKINEAYKAVSGYTHAGKILSVFQAMEERILDRHRGKALIETQIATGGLIHPLIGIRVPVDCALEQGLINQATLQSLYDPVSNPKDFHFPETGQKAYYSELLRICVYDVNGGVYLLPFGDQHLYTLSPSSKHRISVINTSNGAKMSAYEAYKAGHIDKRTYLFLSQQESEWQEITIMDSSRNLLHILTDHKSGRQLCIENALSLKILQMEELNSYRSGQLSISEFADLLISRRVVFSVPNSPVAGLWDVSLKKRLPVFKGHQQNLVDRLSALRLLEAQACTGGICDPASGERVLIKEAQHRGLLDEGFARQLQQCEQAYYGIIHPQNGKTLTVAQAMQENLFPKDVGVKCLEFQLTTGGLINPESQQRVSLEDAIQNCLIDKATAAHLQHDNLLSKCITCPKTKRKISFKEALEKSVFDSHTGFVLLEATKPHSAGNTSSFQYFWTYRHF from the coding sequence ATGATCTCATGCTTGCAGACAGCTACACTGGAAAAGGAAAAAGTGCTGGAGGAGCTACAAAAAGTCAAGCAAAGCAAAATGCAAGTAATCAACGAGAGAACTCTGGAATATGTTAACAAGAAAACAGAGAATTCAGGTTCATTCCAGAAttcaaatgcatttgaaatgcACACAAACCAAGTGATGGTTGGTAACAGTCAGAGTGACGTCACTGACCCTATACTTAGGAAAAGCTCAGTGTCTGATAAAGGCAGGTCTGGAAAAAGCCAGACTGTTTCATTCAATATCATTGATTCTGATTCCTCCATCGATCTCGCTTCGGACTCTCCTGTAACAAGTAAATCAAAAGGGCTGAAAATGGAGTCTTCTTCTAACAAAATTCAAGGTCTCAGAGGGCGGATAAGTATTAAAAAGTTggtcaaaacaaaaataattactcaGGAAATTGTGCTCAAGTTGCAAACAGGCCTCATCACTGTAGAGGAGATTGAAGCGTCACTTGCTCAATTCATCGGTAAACCATCCTCAATTGCAGGTGTTTACATGGAGTCTAGCAAGAAAAAGCTGTCCTTTCTAGATGCTGTTGCAGGAGGATTTATGTCTAAAACCTATGCCATTGAGTTTCTGGAAGCGCAAGCTGCCACAGGATGCATCATTGATCCCATGACAGGTGAAGGTTACTCACCTTTAGAAGCTTTTGAGAAAGGTATCATTACTGGTGACCTCAAGGACAAAATAAATGAAGCGTACAAAGCAGTCAGTGGTTATACTCACGCTGGAAAGATTCTCTCAGTGTTTCAGGCTATGGAGGAGAGAATTCTGGACAGACATCGAGGGAAAGCATTAATCGAAACTCAGATTGCCACTGGAGGGTTAATACACCCATTGATAGGAATTAGGGTACCCGTGGATTGTGCACTAGAGCAGGGGCTCATAAACCAAGCCACCCTTCAAAGTCTGTACGATCCAGTCAGTAACCCAAAAGATTTTCACTTCCCAGAAACAGGGCAGAAGGCGTACTATAGTGAACTGCTCAGAATCTGTGTATATGATGTCAACGGTGGAGTATATCTTCTTCCTTTTGGTGACCAGCATCTGTACACCCTCTCACCATCCAGCAAACACAGAATATCAGTCATCAACACTTCTAATGGTGCTAAAATGTCAGCCTACGAAGCATATAAGGCTGGCCACATTGACAAGAGAACCTACCTGTTTCTCTCACAACAAGAGAGCGAATGGCAGGAGATAACAATCATGGACTCGAGTAGGAACCTTCTACACATCCTAACAGACCATAAGAGTGGGCGGCAGCTTTGCATTGAAAATGCTCTTAGTCTGAAAATTCTCCAAATGGAAGAGCTCAACAGCTACCGCAGTGGTCAGCTGAGTATTTCTGAGTTCGCTGATCTTTTGATTTCCAGAAGAGTTGTCTTCAGTGTTCCAAACAGTCCTGTTGCAGGACTCTGGGATGTTTCTTTGAAGAAACGACTCCCGGTTTTCAAAGGACACCAGCAGAACCTTGTGGACCGACTCTCGGCACTGAGGTTGCTAGAAGCCCAGGCTTGCACAGGAGGCATCTGTGATCCAGCATCTGGAGAAAGGGTTCTGATTAAAGAAGCACAACATCGAGGACTCTTGGATGAAGGTTTTGCCAGGCAGCTCCAGCAATGTGAGCAAGCCTATTATGGTATCATTCACCCTCAGAATGGAAAGACTTTGACTGTGGCCCAGGCGATGCAAGAGAACCTTTTCCCGAAAGACGTTGGAGTGAAGTGTCTTGAGTTTCAACTGACGACTGGTGGGCTCATTAACCCAGAGAGCCAGCAGAGAGTCTCTTTGGAGGATGCGATACAGAATTGCTTGATCGACAAAGCAACTGCCGCACATCTTCAACACGACAATTTGCTTTCAAAATGCATCACCTGCCCCAAAACCAAGCGAAAAATCTCTTTCAAGGAAGCTCTAGAAAAGAGTGTCTTTGACAGCCACACTGGGTTCGTCCTTCTTGAAGCAACAAAACCTCACAGTGCTGGCAATACTTCTTCCTTCCAATACTTCTGGACCTATCGGCACTTCTGA